GAGATATAGATGAACGAAGAAGAGATGAAATTGAAAAAGAGTTATTAATTGAGTTTGAAAAAGTTGCTGAAATGCATGGGCTAACCTATACAATATCGGAAGACACGAGGAATGAACCGCGTTTCTGTAGTGAGAAAATAAAGAATGTGATGAGAACTGAAAGCAAGAATATGGGACTCAATCCTCCAGAGCTAATGAGCGGTCCATTTCACGATTCACTCGCGATGTCTTACGTTTGTGACTACGGAATGATTTTCGTTAGATCTAAGGATGGAATTAGTCATAATCCAAAAGAGTATTCTTCACCTGAAGATATTGCGCTCGGAACAGAACTGTTTTATCGAACAATGGTTAATATCGCAACACAAAAAGACATCGTTTTAGCAAGTGGCAGAATTCAAGAAACTGTTTGATGATCGATAGCTACAATGCGACGATCGGCAACTGTGAATAAAACTTTAAGAGAAAGGTTGGATATGGATGTCTAAAACTAGAGTTCCTGGCAAAAAGATACTGCTTTATAGTTTAATCATTCTTTGCTTTATTATGATGGAATCACCAATGGTTTTATTGGCAAATAAAATTGAACCTATTATTTTAGGAATACCTTTTCTACTTTTTTGGACCTTAATCTGGTGGTTTGCTTTAACAGTCTTATTTCTAATTGGCTATTTAATAAACTGGGGTAGTGAAACAAAAACTAATTAAATGTAAGTGATATGTGAAAGGGGAATTTAGATGACAGCTGGTCTATTAATTATTGCTGCGTTTATGATTATACCGTTGCTAGTTGGTTTTTTAGCGGCTAATAAATCTACTAATACAAGTGAGGATTTCTTTATTCAAGGTCGGGGTATGGGAAGTATTGCAGTATTCTTTACGGTTTCAGCCACATGGTGGAGTGCTTTTGCTTTTTTAGGCTCAAATGCTACTTTTTATGTACATGGCCCAGTCTATTTGACGGCTTTAGCTTGGAATCTTTTATTCGGCTATATGTACTTCTCAGTAGGAAAGCGAGTATGGTTTTTAGGTAAGAAGTTTAATTATATCACCGCTTCTGACCTGCTAGGAGATTTTTATAATAATGAATTACTTCGAATAATTGTTGCAGGAATAATGCTGGTTTTTACGATTCCCTACTTACAGATCCAGTTGATGGGAGGGGCTTATTTAATTGAAATTGCATCAGGTGGATTAATTCCTTTTTGGTTATCTGCTTTCTTATTCTATTTAATAATCGTTATTTATGTCTGGGTTGGAGGAATTCGGGCGGTTGCTTGGACAGATATTATATATGGAGCATTATTGTTTTTTGGAATGATTTTTGCAGGTTTTTATATTGCCCAAAAGCTTGGCGGGCCTGTTGCTATGTTTGGACAAATGGTAAGTGAACACTCAAGTCATTTAACAATGCCTGGACCGCTCGGTAGTATGGGATATTCAATGTGGTTTTCATTATTTTTAATCACAGCAATCGGTGCATTTATGGGACCACAAATTTGGCTAAGAATGTATTCTGTTAAAAGTGGTCAATTATTCAACTTAATGCCCTTTTTACTTGGTTTGGCAGCAATTGCCTACATCGGTTCAGTCCTAACAGGCTATTCTGGC
This genomic window from Sporosarcina sp. Marseille-Q4063 contains:
- a CDS encoding sodium:solute symporter, with amino-acid sequence MTAGLLIIAAFMIIPLLVGFLAANKSTNTSEDFFIQGRGMGSIAVFFTVSATWWSAFAFLGSNATFYVHGPVYLTALAWNLLFGYMYFSVGKRVWFLGKKFNYITASDLLGDFYNNELLRIIVAGIMLVFTIPYLQIQLMGGAYLIEIASGGLIPFWLSAFLFYLIIVIYVWVGGIRAVAWTDIIYGALLFFGMIFAGFYIAQKLGGPVAMFGQMVSEHSSHLTMPGPLGSMGYSMWFSLFLITAIGAFMGPQIWLRMYSVKSGQLFNLMPFLLGLAAIAYIGSVLTGYSGVILEPGVENPDHILPIMLTKHAPFALASLILAAGAAAAMSTANSQIHAVSTIVTLDIYQRYMNPKASQESIIKVGRWSLVLFSLIAYFMALVVPGVLITIGIAALAGTAQLIVPTIGAISWRKSHPTAAIWGLSAGVLTVVALTFIPAFTSAPFGFHAGVWALIINVIIFVSLSLLLKRKDTDVVERFVDARNNYNAEYHPEAAPK